The proteins below come from a single Pseudarthrobacter sp. SSS035 genomic window:
- a CDS encoding rhodanese-like domain-containing protein, translated as MESASAFFLAKLRHEIDVMAVADALDGGGFVLVDSRRRESWDHGHVPGALHLPTADVERRARQLIPLDRKIVVYSWGPGCNGSTLAALAFANLGYSVQEMMGGMEYWARNGLPVEISGRPMSSAADPLVTAQKHPVDGETASSP; from the coding sequence TTGGAATCTGCAAGCGCGTTTTTTCTGGCCAAGCTCCGCCACGAAATCGACGTCATGGCTGTTGCCGATGCGTTAGACGGAGGGGGATTCGTCCTTGTCGACTCACGTCGTCGCGAATCGTGGGACCACGGCCACGTTCCTGGGGCGCTCCATCTGCCTACTGCTGACGTTGAGCGTCGTGCGCGGCAATTGATTCCGCTCGACAGGAAAATAGTGGTCTACTCCTGGGGTCCCGGCTGCAATGGCAGCACACTTGCAGCGTTGGCTTTCGCCAATCTCGGCTACTCGGTCCAAGAGATGATGGGCGGCATGGAGTATTGGGCCAGAAACGGCCTTCCAGTTGAAATATCCGGCAGACCGATGTCCTCAGCAGCTGACCCGCTGGTGACGGCCCAAAAACATCCTGTAGACGGTGAAACAGCATCTAGCCCGTAA
- a CDS encoding RbsD/FucU domain-containing protein has protein sequence MIRGEIKHPGVLAALASAGHGSKIIITDAHYPVATAVRQGAPIVRLALIAGEPTVSFIAQRIVAAIPVESAELPRVPDEHLPAEVHAELLDILGDTPINWVSRSELYEVGRSEDIALCLVSGDTRRFGNLILTVGVLHND, from the coding sequence ATGATTCGCGGAGAAATAAAGCACCCAGGAGTGCTGGCAGCCCTCGCCAGTGCAGGTCACGGGTCGAAAATTATCATCACCGACGCCCATTACCCCGTGGCAACAGCCGTTCGGCAAGGAGCCCCCATAGTCCGGCTGGCCCTGATTGCGGGTGAGCCCACCGTTTCATTTATCGCCCAGCGCATAGTTGCAGCCATTCCGGTCGAGTCAGCAGAGCTGCCAAGGGTTCCGGACGAGCACCTACCGGCGGAGGTCCACGCCGAACTCTTAGACATCCTTGGCGACACTCCCATCAACTGGGTATCCCGCAGTGAGCTGTACGAAGTGGGGCGGTCCGAAGACATCGCACTCTGCCTGGTCAGCGGAGACACCCGGCGATTCGGCAACCTCATCCTGACCGTTGGGGTACTCCACAACGACTGA
- a CDS encoding SDR family NAD(P)-dependent oxidoreductase → MPNSLAGKTALITGGGVGIGFEIAAALAAAGARVAVTYRSHQPDDEQMKQLISSDGSRPLAIASDATSDASAAELMKTIENEFGKLDILVNNAGGLIQRCLIKDMDFALWRSVQAVNTDSAFLTTHHALSLLSSPGGRIINIASLAGRNGGHPGATAYATSKAALFGFTRGLAKEVAPDGITVNAIAPGFIEATPFHDTFTSASSKAATISGIPAGRAGRPGDVADAVLWLAGEGSSFVSGTVVDVNGAQYFG, encoded by the coding sequence GTGCCGAATTCACTCGCAGGAAAAACAGCCCTAATTACCGGGGGAGGGGTTGGAATCGGATTTGAGATTGCTGCCGCATTGGCCGCGGCCGGCGCCCGCGTCGCCGTCACTTACCGATCGCATCAGCCTGACGATGAGCAGATGAAACAGCTCATTTCCAGCGACGGAAGCCGACCGCTGGCCATCGCATCAGACGCAACAAGCGATGCTTCGGCGGCCGAGCTTATGAAGACCATCGAAAATGAATTTGGGAAGCTGGACATCCTGGTCAACAACGCCGGCGGCCTCATCCAGCGGTGCCTGATCAAGGACATGGACTTCGCACTGTGGCGTTCCGTCCAGGCCGTCAACACCGACAGCGCATTCCTGACCACCCACCATGCGCTCTCGCTGTTAAGTAGCCCGGGCGGAAGAATCATCAACATCGCCTCCCTTGCCGGACGCAACGGCGGACACCCCGGGGCAACGGCCTACGCCACCAGCAAGGCAGCTCTATTCGGCTTCACCCGTGGACTCGCAAAGGAAGTCGCGCCCGACGGCATCACGGTAAATGCAATCGCACCCGGTTTCATTGAAGCAACCCCGTTCCACGACACGTTCACATCCGCGTCGTCTAAAGCGGCAACCATCAGCGGTATCCCCGCCGGCAGAGCCGGACGCCCGGGCGATGTGGCCGACGCCGTCCTGTGGCTTGCCGGAGAAGGATCTTCATTCGTCTCCGGCACCGTGGTCGACGTCAACGGCGCCCAGTACTTCGGCTAA
- a CDS encoding ABC transporter substrate-binding protein → MIKEDHLMHRRSFLILATGSLAMTALAACSQPAAPAGDREATLKVWNPQDNWRKTTKFYDGRVQAFTDKYPKVKVEYVDVPYGQYEARYTSGFSSSSDAPDIFMGQVSYYGGAMGIAALAPDELQKTWEEKLSSVTRDNFKVDGKWAGYPVSTDLGMQLYYNTEHFVAAGLDPKSPPKTFAELRQFAGDLAKRDGEKVTRNGLALRYSGNPTGIADKALPYVHAFGGRLYSEDHKTSKGFINSEATVAGIQYMQDLITKDRVTSLELGSPDDTFAQGLSSMTMREGWYEGWLKQNAPTVEFGVVPYPEGPEGYPKVSLLFNWAWMVNDRSNNKDLAWEWMRAVANPATDLELAKLEGYLPVWNENFATPYVTERRDFQAVEKQIAEGGGPVYNAPYTNQIALVVGSAIEKCLQGAEVKQTLDGIVSQVDELLERGR, encoded by the coding sequence TTGATCAAGGAGGATCACTTGATGCACAGGCGCAGCTTTTTGATACTGGCCACCGGGTCCCTGGCAATGACCGCGTTGGCGGCATGCTCCCAGCCGGCCGCCCCGGCGGGCGACCGCGAGGCCACACTGAAGGTCTGGAACCCTCAGGACAACTGGCGCAAGACCACGAAGTTCTACGACGGCAGGGTCCAGGCGTTCACGGATAAATACCCCAAAGTGAAGGTCGAATACGTCGACGTTCCCTATGGACAATACGAAGCTCGCTACACCTCGGGATTCAGCAGCTCCTCTGATGCGCCGGACATCTTTATGGGCCAAGTTTCCTACTACGGCGGCGCAATGGGGATCGCGGCCCTAGCGCCCGACGAGCTTCAGAAAACCTGGGAGGAGAAGCTCAGCAGTGTGACCCGCGACAACTTCAAGGTGGATGGAAAATGGGCCGGGTATCCGGTTAGCACTGACCTGGGAATGCAGCTCTATTACAACACTGAGCACTTCGTGGCCGCCGGCCTGGATCCCAAATCACCGCCGAAAACGTTCGCGGAACTGCGCCAGTTTGCCGGAGATCTTGCAAAAAGAGATGGCGAAAAGGTCACCCGCAACGGGCTGGCACTGCGCTACTCCGGGAACCCCACCGGCATTGCGGACAAGGCACTTCCCTATGTTCACGCCTTTGGCGGGCGTTTGTACTCCGAGGACCACAAGACGTCCAAAGGCTTCATCAACAGCGAAGCAACAGTCGCGGGAATCCAGTACATGCAGGACCTGATTACCAAGGACCGCGTCACCAGCCTCGAGCTGGGAAGCCCCGACGATACCTTCGCACAAGGACTCTCATCGATGACGATGCGCGAAGGTTGGTACGAAGGCTGGTTGAAGCAGAACGCACCCACGGTGGAATTCGGCGTCGTCCCCTACCCTGAAGGCCCCGAGGGCTACCCCAAGGTATCGCTGCTGTTCAATTGGGCTTGGATGGTCAACGATCGTTCCAATAACAAGGACCTGGCATGGGAATGGATGAGGGCTGTCGCCAACCCCGCCACTGATCTGGAGCTCGCCAAGCTCGAAGGTTACCTGCCGGTTTGGAACGAAAACTTCGCCACTCCCTATGTCACGGAGCGCCGAGATTTCCAAGCTGTGGAAAAGCAGATCGCGGAAGGCGGAGGGCCGGTGTATAACGCTCCTTACACAAACCAGATCGCGCTCGTGGTGGGTAGCGCCATCGAAAAGTGCCTGCAGGGTGCCGAGGTCAAACAGACCCTGGACGGCATCGTTTCGCAGGTCGATGAGCTACTCGAGCGCGGGCGGTAA
- a CDS encoding carbohydrate ABC transporter permease, with amino-acid sequence MNTSLHTRRAYIFLAPALFFVLVLFIIPLGYNVLISFFDWSAVGRKQFNGIENYVKVLGSERFLNAAGNTMYFTALAVPIGVALSLIVALGFNALFITRITGFIRALYFAPVVASLTAVAFVWLWIFNPSYGLANEVLGIFGIGPQPWLTDESQAVPALAIMYIWARLGFNVIILLAGLQAIDRSYYEAARIDGAGPFKMFWSITLPLLNRQMVLVISVEVMNAIKLFELPFVATKGGPVGSTRSIVMEIYELAFRADRWGEAAVYVIFLFIFLLVVTGLIRKLFTRDISE; translated from the coding sequence ATGAACACGTCGCTTCACACGCGCCGCGCCTACATCTTTCTAGCGCCCGCCCTGTTCTTCGTCCTGGTTCTCTTCATCATCCCGCTCGGTTACAACGTCCTAATCAGTTTCTTTGACTGGTCGGCGGTAGGCCGGAAGCAGTTCAATGGGATCGAGAACTATGTCAAAGTTTTGGGTAGCGAACGATTCCTAAACGCGGCCGGCAACACCATGTACTTCACCGCGCTGGCCGTTCCCATCGGCGTCGCCCTTTCGCTGATTGTTGCCCTGGGCTTTAACGCGCTTTTCATCACGAGAATCACAGGATTCATCCGAGCACTCTATTTCGCCCCTGTGGTTGCATCCCTCACTGCAGTGGCCTTCGTCTGGCTGTGGATCTTCAATCCGTCATACGGTCTGGCCAACGAGGTGCTCGGCATTTTTGGAATCGGACCGCAGCCGTGGCTGACTGATGAATCGCAAGCTGTGCCTGCTCTGGCAATCATGTATATCTGGGCGCGTCTGGGCTTCAACGTAATCATCCTCCTGGCTGGACTTCAAGCGATTGACCGCTCCTACTACGAAGCCGCACGAATCGACGGTGCAGGCCCGTTCAAGATGTTTTGGTCCATCACGCTTCCGCTCCTGAACCGTCAAATGGTGCTGGTCATCAGCGTGGAGGTAATGAACGCAATCAAGCTCTTCGAGCTGCCGTTCGTCGCGACCAAGGGGGGACCAGTGGGCTCAACCCGATCGATCGTGATGGAAATCTACGAACTGGCGTTCCGCGCCGACCGGTGGGGAGAAGCTGCGGTCTACGTAATTTTCCTTTTCATTTTCCTGCTCGTCGTCACCGGATTGATCCGGAAACTCTTCACAAGGGACATATCGGAATGA
- a CDS encoding carbohydrate ABC transporter permease — MTTTIIRPETKGTSQPAQRRIRFRWSLLLIKIALIAGGVVLLVPLAWVALSSLKRPDEILQLPVKWLPENFFNFSNYVQLFAQYDFGRYIANSFLVTGIGIITSLVIALFAAYAFAYYQFPFKEPIFLLVLALFMVPQEALVIPMFLMVSGAGLNNTYIGMAFPDLFTVLGVYLLRQFMEGIPYSYVEAARMDGASEFRIMTRVITPMVAPAIVVFIIIKFMFTWNTFLWPMLIAQDEKMYTVTVGLVNFAGSEFNQWNLINAATMISMIPTIILFITLQRYLVRGVAMSGMK; from the coding sequence ATGACCACCACGATTATCCGACCTGAAACGAAGGGCACATCGCAGCCTGCCCAACGCCGCATCCGATTCCGATGGAGTCTGCTGCTGATCAAGATCGCGCTCATCGCTGGCGGCGTCGTGTTGCTGGTGCCACTGGCCTGGGTCGCTCTGTCATCACTAAAGCGTCCGGACGAGATCCTGCAGCTTCCGGTGAAATGGCTACCGGAGAATTTCTTCAACTTCAGCAACTACGTTCAGCTGTTCGCCCAGTACGACTTCGGCCGCTATATCGCTAACTCGTTCCTGGTCACGGGCATCGGTATCATCACCAGCCTGGTCATTGCCCTATTTGCGGCCTATGCGTTTGCCTACTACCAATTCCCGTTCAAGGAACCGATTTTCCTCCTGGTACTGGCCCTGTTCATGGTTCCCCAGGAAGCACTCGTCATTCCGATGTTCCTGATGGTCTCCGGCGCCGGCCTCAACAACACTTACATCGGAATGGCGTTCCCGGACTTGTTCACGGTGCTGGGCGTGTACTTGCTCCGGCAATTCATGGAGGGCATCCCGTACAGCTACGTGGAAGCCGCGCGCATGGACGGTGCCAGCGAGTTCCGAATCATGACCCGTGTAATCACGCCAATGGTCGCTCCGGCCATCGTTGTCTTCATCATCATCAAGTTCATGTTCACGTGGAACACGTTCCTGTGGCCGATGCTGATCGCGCAGGACGAGAAGATGTACACCGTGACCGTTGGCCTGGTGAACTTCGCCGGATCCGAATTCAACCAATGGAACCTCATCAACGCAGCCACCATGATCAGCATGATTCCGACGATCATCCTCTTCATCACCCTGCAGCGCTATCTGGTTCGTGGTGTAGCGATGAGCGGCATGAAGTAG
- a CDS encoding IclR family transcriptional regulator produces MSQTVARAIQILEYCSAHPRSLKDIAADLGVHRTTASRILQTMMDAGFVRTDERGLYGVGFRLAGLAQSALEQFDLRSVVHPHIVRLSEQLGHTVQFAVPESTHIVYVDKVEPQEAISLNTRIGGFVVIHTAGVSKAILAFMDGARRDAILDTATFERRTPTSITSRPEFMKRLDTVRKRGWAEDNGEFDVVSNCIAAPVWDHADRVAGAISITTFREKTGLDELRQSVPDLLATTMSISLELGWKPKAGEDIRLERAG; encoded by the coding sequence ATGTCGCAAACGGTAGCCAGAGCTATCCAGATTCTGGAATACTGCAGCGCTCATCCTCGGTCGCTGAAGGACATCGCGGCCGACCTCGGTGTACATCGGACTACGGCGTCCCGGATACTACAGACCATGATGGACGCAGGGTTTGTCCGCACTGATGAACGAGGCCTGTACGGGGTCGGGTTCAGGCTCGCCGGGCTGGCACAATCGGCCCTTGAGCAGTTCGACCTCCGGTCCGTGGTCCACCCCCACATTGTCCGGCTCAGCGAACAGCTCGGGCACACAGTCCAATTCGCTGTTCCAGAGTCCACCCACATCGTTTATGTGGACAAGGTGGAACCCCAGGAAGCCATCAGCCTCAACACCCGCATCGGCGGATTCGTGGTTATCCATACCGCCGGCGTCAGCAAGGCGATCCTGGCCTTCATGGATGGAGCCAGAAGAGATGCCATCCTCGACACCGCCACCTTCGAACGACGAACACCGACCTCCATCACTTCCAGGCCCGAGTTCATGAAACGCCTGGATACGGTCCGGAAGCGCGGATGGGCAGAGGACAACGGAGAATTCGACGTGGTCTCGAACTGCATCGCGGCCCCCGTCTGGGATCACGCCGACCGGGTTGCCGGAGCAATCTCCATCACGACCTTCCGTGAGAAGACCGGCCTGGACGAGCTCCGTCAAAGCGTCCCGGATCTTCTGGCCACCACCATGTCGATCTCGCTCGAACTCGGATGGAAGCCGAAAGCGGGCGAGGACATTCGGCTGGAGCGGGCAGGGTAA
- a CDS encoding biotin carboxylase N-terminal domain-containing protein yields the protein MRKVLIANRGEIAVRIARACEDAGLESVAVYADVDADAMHVGAATEAYSLGGNAPSETYLDILNLLRVAAESGADAVHPGYGFLSENAGFAQAVLDAGLTWIGPSPEAIRQLGNKITAREIAVRAGAPLVAGTDGPVASAAEVREFAEQHGLPIAIKAAFGGGGRGLKVVREMDQIEESFDSAVREAVVAFGRGECFVERYLDRPRHVEAQVLADQHGNVVVVGTRDCSLQRRHQKLVEEAPAPFLTDQQTQLIYDAAKAVCREASYSGAGTVEFLVAADGTVAFLEVNTRLQVEHPITEETTGVDLVQEQFRIAAGEPLRFTADPTPRGHSFEFRLNAEDVGRGFLPSPGTIATFSGPTGPGIRLDSGVSSRSIVAPQFDSLLAKLIVTGADRQQALRRARRALAEMEITGVATVLPFHRAVVQAPDFTSETALGIHTRWIETDFADSIAADPEFGTSVPDGERRTITVEVDGRRLAVGLPADLLDGWARSGAGVPAGLSLDGAGLDGAADGGAAAGAADPGELRADMAGTVVKWLVEPGADVSAGDAVVVLEAMKMETQVTAHRAGTVTDVRAQPGGVVNAGAVLALIG from the coding sequence ATGCGCAAGGTCCTGATCGCCAACCGCGGAGAAATCGCCGTCCGCATCGCCCGCGCCTGCGAGGACGCCGGACTGGAATCCGTGGCTGTCTACGCGGACGTGGATGCCGACGCCATGCACGTGGGCGCCGCCACCGAGGCGTACAGCCTGGGCGGCAACGCGCCGTCGGAAACCTACCTCGATATCCTCAATCTCCTGCGCGTGGCCGCGGAGTCCGGGGCGGACGCGGTCCACCCGGGGTACGGCTTCCTGTCCGAGAATGCCGGCTTTGCCCAGGCGGTCCTGGACGCCGGCCTGACCTGGATCGGGCCCAGCCCGGAGGCCATCCGGCAGCTCGGCAACAAAATCACGGCCCGCGAGATCGCCGTCCGCGCCGGCGCCCCCTTGGTGGCCGGCACCGACGGTCCGGTGGCTTCGGCCGCGGAGGTCCGCGAGTTCGCCGAACAACACGGCCTGCCGATCGCCATCAAGGCGGCCTTCGGCGGGGGAGGGCGCGGTCTGAAAGTTGTCCGCGAGATGGACCAGATCGAGGAGTCCTTCGATTCCGCGGTCCGTGAGGCAGTGGTGGCCTTCGGCCGTGGCGAGTGCTTCGTGGAGCGGTACCTGGACCGGCCCCGGCACGTGGAGGCCCAGGTCCTGGCGGACCAGCACGGCAACGTGGTGGTGGTGGGCACCCGCGACTGCTCGCTGCAGCGCCGGCACCAGAAACTGGTGGAAGAGGCCCCTGCACCCTTCCTGACCGATCAGCAGACCCAGCTGATTTACGACGCCGCCAAGGCAGTGTGCCGCGAAGCCTCCTATTCGGGGGCCGGGACGGTGGAGTTCCTGGTGGCCGCCGACGGCACCGTCGCGTTCCTCGAGGTGAACACGCGCCTGCAGGTGGAGCACCCCATCACCGAGGAGACCACCGGCGTGGACCTGGTCCAGGAGCAGTTCCGGATTGCCGCCGGCGAGCCGCTGCGCTTCACCGCCGATCCCACGCCGCGCGGCCACTCGTTTGAATTCCGGCTCAACGCCGAGGACGTGGGCCGGGGCTTCCTGCCGTCGCCCGGCACCATCGCTACCTTCAGTGGCCCGACGGGACCCGGCATCCGGCTTGACTCCGGCGTCAGCTCCCGCTCCATCGTGGCGCCGCAGTTCGATTCGCTGCTGGCCAAGCTGATCGTCACCGGCGCCGACCGCCAGCAGGCGCTCCGCCGGGCCCGCCGTGCCCTCGCCGAAATGGAGATCACCGGCGTTGCCACCGTCCTGCCGTTCCACCGGGCCGTGGTCCAGGCGCCGGACTTCACGTCCGAGACCGCGCTCGGCATCCACACCCGCTGGATCGAGACCGACTTCGCGGATTCCATCGCGGCGGATCCGGAGTTCGGCACGTCCGTTCCGGACGGTGAGCGGCGCACCATTACCGTTGAGGTCGACGGCCGGCGCCTCGCCGTCGGCCTTCCCGCTGACCTGCTGGATGGCTGGGCGCGCTCCGGTGCGGGCGTTCCGGCCGGACTCTCCCTTGACGGGGCTGGTTTGGATGGCGCTGCCGACGGCGGTGCTGCGGCTGGTGCCGCTGATCCCGGCGAGCTGCGGGCCGACATGGCCGGGACCGTGGTCAAGTGGCTCGTGGAGCCGGGCGCCGACGTTTCGGCGGGGGACGCCGTCGTCGTTCTTGAGGCGATGAAGATGGAGACCCAGGTGACCGCCCACCGCGCCGGAACGGTCACTGATGTCAGGGCCCAGCCCGGCGGGGTTGTCAACGCAGGAGCCGTGCTGGCGCTGATCGGCTGA
- a CDS encoding 5-oxoprolinase/urea amidolyase family protein, whose protein sequence is METVSKRAAAARVLAVRPVGTTAVLAELLGLHDVLALQALLLEEPLPGQVDVLAAAETVMVKADSPAAARRMAARLLEMDLTVQSHAEGKLVQIETVYDGDDLAEVGRLTGLGADGVIAAHTGQVWTVAFGGFAPGFSYMVGENQVLEVPRRSSPRTAVPAGSVALAGNYSAVYPRKSPGGWQLIGRTAAPMWDLSREQPALAAPGDRVQFSAVRELVEVAAPHAASADSETPGSGEPDVRSGLLILSPGLQSLIQDLGRPGHAGLGVSSAGALDRSSLRRANRLVGNDPSAAVVESVAGGLRVQAVGDQVLAVAGAPSALTVVTPSDVPGPEAEDEETDQSEQVREVPMATAFALLDGEILTIGAPERGFRSYLAIRGGAAVDAVLGSRSTDTMSGIGPAPLAAGQLLGAGAATSSNVVGNPELQPDFPDTGVTVLEIVPGPRDDWFDAAALESLCAQDWAVTPRSNRVGMRLDGQPLSRSRDGELPSEGTMAGALQIPPEGQPVLFLADHPITGGYPVIGVVVDHQLDLAAQVPIGGSIRFRWAPGYGLPTSFSHSSPDISQTK, encoded by the coding sequence ATGGAAACAGTCAGTAAGCGCGCTGCCGCGGCCCGGGTGCTCGCCGTCAGGCCGGTAGGTACGACGGCGGTACTCGCCGAACTCTTAGGGCTCCACGACGTGCTGGCCCTGCAGGCCCTCCTGCTGGAGGAGCCGCTGCCCGGCCAGGTGGACGTCCTGGCCGCCGCCGAAACCGTGATGGTCAAGGCGGATTCACCCGCTGCGGCGCGCAGGATGGCGGCCCGGCTGCTGGAGATGGACCTGACGGTCCAGTCCCACGCCGAAGGCAAACTGGTACAGATTGAGACCGTGTACGACGGCGACGACCTCGCCGAAGTGGGCCGGCTCACCGGACTGGGCGCCGACGGCGTCATCGCCGCCCACACCGGGCAGGTCTGGACGGTGGCGTTCGGCGGCTTCGCGCCGGGTTTCAGCTACATGGTGGGGGAGAACCAGGTGCTTGAAGTCCCGCGACGGAGTTCGCCCCGGACGGCCGTCCCCGCAGGCTCCGTGGCCCTGGCCGGCAACTATTCGGCCGTGTACCCGCGGAAGTCCCCGGGCGGCTGGCAGCTGATCGGCCGCACCGCGGCCCCCATGTGGGACCTCAGCCGGGAGCAGCCGGCCCTGGCCGCGCCCGGTGACCGCGTGCAGTTCAGTGCGGTCCGCGAACTCGTTGAAGTCGCTGCGCCGCACGCTGCATCGGCGGATTCCGAAACCCCGGGTTCCGGGGAACCGGACGTCCGGTCCGGCCTGCTGATCCTGTCGCCGGGACTCCAGAGCCTGATCCAGGACCTCGGCCGCCCCGGCCACGCCGGGCTCGGCGTGTCCTCAGCCGGGGCACTGGACCGCTCCTCCCTGCGCCGCGCCAACCGGCTCGTGGGCAACGACCCGTCGGCCGCCGTCGTCGAATCCGTTGCCGGCGGACTCCGCGTGCAGGCTGTGGGGGACCAGGTGCTGGCAGTGGCCGGTGCGCCCTCGGCACTGACTGTGGTGACGCCGTCGGACGTTCCCGGCCCGGAAGCTGAAGACGAAGAAACTGACCAGTCCGAGCAGGTGCGCGAGGTGCCCATGGCCACGGCGTTTGCCCTGCTGGACGGCGAAATCCTGACCATCGGCGCACCCGAGCGGGGCTTCCGCAGCTACCTGGCCATCCGCGGCGGCGCAGCAGTCGATGCGGTGCTGGGGAGCCGGTCCACGGACACGATGTCCGGGATCGGACCTGCACCGCTGGCCGCCGGGCAACTGCTGGGAGCCGGCGCCGCCACGTCCTCCAACGTGGTGGGCAACCCTGAGCTGCAGCCCGACTTCCCGGACACCGGCGTCACGGTCCTGGAGATCGTTCCCGGACCCCGCGATGACTGGTTCGACGCCGCAGCACTGGAATCGCTCTGCGCCCAGGACTGGGCGGTGACGCCCCGCTCCAACCGCGTGGGCATGCGCCTGGATGGCCAGCCGCTCAGCCGGAGCCGGGACGGGGAGCTGCCCAGCGAGGGAACCATGGCCGGCGCGCTGCAGATCCCGCCGGAGGGACAGCCCGTGCTGTTCCTGGCCGACCACCCCATCACCGGTGGCTACCCGGTTATCGGCGTGGTGGTTGACCACCAGCTGGACCTGGCCGCCCAGGTTCCCATCGGCGGGTCCATCCGGTTCCGATGGGCTCCCGGCTACGGGCTGCCCACGAGCTTTTCCCATTCTTCCCCTGACATTTCCCAGACAAAGTGA
- a CDS encoding MFS transporter gives MTSTNKAAKAAARKPPPGALKAYVASLTGTSLEYYDFAIYSVASALVFPKIFFPSDDEFVGLLLSFSAFAVGYLARPIGGIVFGRLGDKVGRKYVLVFTLVLIGIATVLIGALPDYSAIGIWAPIILVLLRLAQGIGVGGEWGGAVLLSSEFGDPNKRGFWSSAAQIGPPAGNLMANGVLAILAASLSTEAFLSWGWRVAFLASALLVVFGLIIRLKLEETPVFKAIAAHGDQPKAPIKEVFTTQPRALIAAALSRVCPDVLYALFTVFVAVYATKELGMTTGNVLAAILIGSAFQLFLIPLAGALTDRFNRRWVYGIAAAATAVYIPLFFLMIAGKSVVMLIIGVVIGLALHAFMYGPQAAFITEQFPARLRYAGSSLAYTLAGVIGGAVAPLIFTALYGAASGGWYLIAGYILLTAIITIVGMRLGRDPQPEEDLRLLHRDDSQESRA, from the coding sequence ATGACCAGCACAAACAAGGCCGCAAAGGCCGCGGCAAGGAAGCCGCCGCCCGGCGCGCTCAAGGCGTACGTCGCCAGCCTCACCGGCACCTCGCTTGAGTACTACGACTTCGCCATCTACTCGGTGGCCTCAGCCCTCGTTTTCCCCAAGATCTTCTTCCCTTCGGATGATGAATTCGTGGGCCTCCTCCTGTCCTTCTCCGCCTTCGCGGTGGGCTACCTCGCCCGCCCCATCGGCGGCATCGTGTTCGGCCGGCTCGGCGATAAGGTGGGCCGCAAGTACGTCCTGGTCTTCACCCTGGTGCTGATCGGTATCGCCACCGTCCTCATCGGTGCGCTGCCCGATTACTCCGCGATCGGCATCTGGGCGCCCATCATCCTGGTGCTCCTGCGCCTGGCCCAGGGCATCGGCGTCGGCGGCGAATGGGGCGGCGCTGTGCTGCTGTCCAGCGAATTCGGCGACCCGAACAAGCGCGGCTTCTGGTCTTCCGCAGCCCAGATCGGCCCGCCCGCCGGCAACCTCATGGCCAACGGCGTACTTGCGATCCTGGCAGCCTCGCTGAGCACCGAAGCGTTCCTCTCCTGGGGCTGGCGCGTAGCCTTCCTGGCCTCGGCCCTCCTGGTGGTCTTCGGCCTGATCATCCGCCTCAAGCTCGAGGAAACCCCGGTCTTCAAGGCCATCGCAGCCCACGGCGACCAGCCGAAGGCGCCCATCAAGGAAGTCTTCACCACCCAGCCCCGTGCGCTGATCGCCGCTGCCCTGTCCCGCGTCTGCCCGGACGTGCTCTACGCGCTCTTCACGGTCTTTGTGGCCGTTTACGCCACCAAGGAACTGGGTATGACCACGGGCAACGTGCTGGCCGCCATCCTGATCGGCTCCGCGTTCCAGCTCTTCCTCATCCCGCTCGCCGGCGCCCTCACTGACCGGTTCAACCGCCGCTGGGTTTACGGCATTGCCGCTGCCGCCACAGCCGTCTACATTCCCCTGTTCTTCCTGATGATCGCGGGCAAGTCCGTGGTGATGCTGATCATCGGCGTGGTGATCGGCCTGGCCCTGCACGCCTTTATGTACGGCCCGCAGGCGGCCTTCATCACCGAGCAGTTCCCGGCCCGCCTCCGCTACGCCGGCAGCTCGCTGGCCTACACGCTTGCCGGCGTCATCGGCGGCGCTGTGGCTCCGTTGATCTTCACCGCCCTGTACGGCGCAGCGTCCGGCGGCTGGTACCTGATCGCCGGGTACATCCTCCTGACGGCCATCATCACCATCGTGGGCATGCGCCTGGGCCGCGACCCGCAGCCGGAAGAGGACCTCCGCCTACTGCACCGCGACGACTCGCAGGAGAGCCGCGCCTGA